A genomic stretch from Falco naumanni isolate bFalNau1 chromosome 4, bFalNau1.pat, whole genome shotgun sequence includes:
- the SEMA3B gene encoding LOW QUALITY PROTEIN: semaphorin-3B (The sequence of the model RefSeq protein was modified relative to this genomic sequence to represent the inferred CDS: inserted 2 bases in 1 codon): protein MSRTLLLLLLLLRSTAAAAGHPPPAATPRFKLAFPELQARHGLRLFALERSCCYEALLLDEERGRLFAGAQNHLLSLALDDISQRDRKIYWPAPVEWREECNWAGKDITAECMNFVKILHPYNRTHLYACGTGAFHPVCAFVEAGQHAEEPVFKLDPRRTEDGKGKSPYDPRHTAASVLVGEELYSGVATDLMGRDFTIFRSLGRRPSIRTEQHDSRWLNEPKFVDVFWVPESEDPDDDKIYFFFRETAVERQQGLGKTSFARIGQICRNDVGGQRSLVNKWTTFLKARLVCAVPGPDGADTHFDELRDVFLLQTRDKRNPLVYAVFSTSSSVFQGSAVCVYTMADIRRAFLGPFAHKEGPNYQWVSYQGRVPYPRPGMCPSKTFGTFGSTKDFPDEVIQFARHHPLMYNPVLPHGQRPLFLQAAMPYTFTRIAVDRVTAADGHYDVLFIGTDVGTVLKVVSVPKESWHHMEPLLLEELQVFQDASPITSLQLSSKRQQLYVGSTTALAQLPLHRCGAYGKACAECCLARDPYCAWDGTACTRYVPNTKRRFRRQDVRNGDPNVLCSEDPRQGSVPQKQLYGVEGSTAFLECIPKSLQARVFWMYQRTPDDPQREVQMDERVVRTERGVLLRSVQRADAGLYLCHATEHGFTQPLLRLSLEVISARQAAGMAPDGDPQLIAGPAGRKVWYRDFLQLVERPPLGAADRVCQRLWSRRRPPPAPPRPSWTTQPWAEXEELRKARHRRTHEGPRAERGPRSASPW from the exons ATGAGCCGCacgctgctcctgctcctgctcctgctgcgcAGCactgccgccgccgccggtcACCCCCCGCCTGCTGCCACCCCCCGCTTCAAGCTGGCCTTCCCCG agctgcaggctcGCCACGGGCTGCGCCTCTTCGCGCTGGAGCGCTCATGCTGCTATGAGGCCCTGCTGCTGGACGAGGAGCGTGGCCGCCTCTTCGCTGGTGCCCAGAACCACCTCCTCTCCTTGGCCCTGGATGACATCAGCCAGCGGGACAGGAAG ATCTACTGGCCGGCGCCAGTGGAGTGGAGGGAAGAGTGCAACTGGGCAGGCAAGGACATCACT GCTGAGTGCATGAACTTTGTGAAGATCCTGCACCCCTACAACCGGACCCACCTGTATGCCTGTGGCACCGGTGCCTTCCATCCTGTTTGTGCCTTTGTGGAGGCCGGCCAGCACGCAGAG GAGCCCGTCTTCAAGCTGGACCCCCGGCGCACTGAGGATGGCAAGGGGAAGAGCCCGTATGACCCCCGGCATACAGCTGCCTCCGTCCTCGTGG GCGAGGAGCTCTACTCTGGGGTGGCCACCGATCTGATGGGCCGTGACTTTACCATCTTCCGCAGCCTGGGCCGGCGTCCCTCCATCCGCACTGAGCAGCATGACTCCCGCTGGCTCAACG AGCCCAAGTTCGTGGACGTTTTTTGGGTGCCGGAGAGCGAGGACCCTGACGATGACAAGATCTACTTCTTCTTCCGTGAGACTGCAGTGGAgcggcagcaggggctgggcaagACCAGCTTTGCCCGCATTGGCCAGATCTGCCGG AATGATGTGGGTGGGCAGCGCAGCCTGGTGAACAAGTGGACAACCTTCCTGAAGGCTCGGCTTGTCTGTGCTGTACCAGGACCTGACGGGGCAGACACCCACTTTGATGAGCTCC GGgatgttttcctgctgcagacaAGGGACAAGCGCAACCCCCTGGTCTACGCCGTCTTCTCCACCTCCAG CTCTGTTTTCCAGGGCTCTGCTGTCTGTGTTTACACCATGGCTGACATCCGCCGTGCTTTCCTGGGCCCCTTTGCTCACAAGGAAGGTCCCAACTACCAGTGGGTGTCGTACCAGGGGCGCGTGCCATACCCCCGCCCGGGCATG TGCCCCAGCAAAACCTTTGGCACCTTCGGCTCCACCAAGGACTTCCCAGACGAAGTGATCCAGTTCGCCCGGCACCACCCACTGATGTACAACCCAGTGCTGCCACATGGCCAGCGTCCCCTCTTCCTGCAAGCCGCCATGCCCTACACCTTCACCCGCATCGCCGTGGACCGTGTCACCGCTGCTGATGGGCACTACGATGTCCTCTTCATCGGCACAG atgTGGGCACAGTGCTGAAGGTGGTCTCGGTGCCCAAGGAGAGCTGGCACCACATGgagccactgctgctggaggagctgcaagTCTTCCAG GATGCCTCCCCCATCACCAGCTTGCAGCTCTCCTCCAAGCGG CAACAGCTCTATGTTGGCTCAACTACTGCGCTGGCCCAGCTGCCCCTGCACCGCTGCGGCGCCTATGGCAAAGCCTGCGCCGAGTGCTGCCTGGCCCGGGACCCGTACTGCGCCTGGGATGGCACTGCCTGCACCCGCTACGTGCCCAACACCAAGAG GCGTTTCCGCCGGCAGGATGTCCGCAACGGTGACCCCAATGTGCTCTGCTCCGAAG ACCCCCGCCAGGGCAGCGTGCCCCAGAAGCAGCTCTATGGGGTGGAGGGCAGCACCGCCTTCCTGGAGTGCATCCCCAAATCCCTGCAAGCCCGTGTCTTCTGGATGTACCAGCGCACCCCAGATGACCCCCAGCGAGAG gtgcAGATGGATGAGCGGGTGGTGCGGACAGAGCGGGGTGTCCTGCTGCGCAGTGTGCAGCGTGCTGACGCCGGCCTCTACCTCTGCCACGCCACCGAGCACGGCTtcacccagcccctgctgcgGCTCTCCCTGGAGGTGATCAGCGCCCGGCAGGCAGCAGGCATGGCACCTGACGGAGACCCCCAGCTCATCGCTGGCCCCGCTGGACGCAAGGTCTGGTACAGGGACTTCCTCCAGCTGGTGGAGCGCCCGCCGCTGGGGGCCGCGGACAGGGTCTGCCAGCGGCTCTGGAGCCGGAGAagacccccccccgccccgccacgCCCAAGCTGGACCACCCAGCCGTGGGCAGA TGAGGAGCTGCGCAAAGCCCGACACCGGCGCACCCATGAGGGGCCGCGGGCCGAGCGGGGCCCCCGCAGCGCATCCCCCTGGTGA
- the LOC121087835 gene encoding 2'-5'-oligoadenylate synthase 1-like, which translates to MDVAQVTSMNGLRTVTADRLDSWIMETLQPSTAFSKQVKMTVKQICDFLKEDCFEGNIHVHKTVKGGSAGKGTALRNNSDADVVLFLSCFSSYQEQKQERPYILDLIKSRLQACRQSLMFTVSISEPRYKGPGNTPRSLSLTLCSKETLESIEVDILPAYNALGQVSKDAPPDVEVYVGLLNASSGPGEFSPCFTELQKKFVKRYPAKLKNLLRLVKHWYKEMLRPQYPTADLPPKYALELLTIYAWEEGTGSHESFVMAEGFRTVLELLCRHQEICIYWEIYYSLQHRQIGAHVKRLLHSPRPIILDPADPTGILGQGKDWDLLAQEAARHRSLPCVNTAQPWDVQPARPVTIEVRQLVGVSLSRTVSPGTTIWQLKEEIEQAWGIPRYRQRLAQQEPNRSTLILEDGDTLATHGIFYNTTLMLLQTEPQTMEVFVKDDKNRTTTYTVLPTDTVQQLKEQIHSHRGPPASQQRLTYGSRELEDRHTLAHYNIQPRSTIFMLLRLRGGTGPQNS; encoded by the exons ATGGATGTGGCGCAGGTGACATCCATGAATGGGTTGAGGACGGTGACTGCCGACAGGCTGGATAGCTGGATCATGGAgaccctgcagcccagcacggCTTTCAGCAAGCAGGTGAAGATGACAGTGAAGCAGATCTGTGACTTCCTGAAGGAGGACTGCTTCGAGGGCAACATCCACGTTCACAAGACTGTCAAg GGCGGCTCAGCGGGCAAGGGCACAGCCCTGCGGAACAACTCCGATGCCGATGTGGtgctcttcctcagctgcttctccagctaCCAGGAGCAGAAACAGGAGAGACCCTATATCCTGGATTTGATCAAGAGTAGGCTGCaagcctgcaggcagagcctgaTGTTCACTGTGAGCATCAGCGAGCCCCGGTACAAGGGTCCCGGCAATACACCGCGCTCCCTCAGCCTCACTCTCTGCTCCAAGGAGACCTTGGAGTCCATCGAGGTGGACATCTTGCCTGCCTACAATGCCTTGG GGCAGGTGAGCAAGGATGCCCCACCAGACGTGGAGGTATACGTGGGGCTCCTGAATGCCAGCAGTGGCCCTGGTGAGTTCTCCCCCTGCTTCACTGAGCTGCAGAAGAAGTTTGTGAAGCGTTACCCCGCCAAGCTGAAGAACCTCCTGCGCCTGGTCAAGCACTGGTACAAGGAG ATGCTGAGGCCACAGTACCCCACTGCAGACCTGCCCCCCAAGTATGCCCTGGAGTTGCTGACCATCTATGCCTGGGAGGAGGGCACAGGCTCCCACGAGTCCTTCGTCATGGCTGAGGGCTTCCGTacagtgctggagctgctgtgccgGCACCAGGAGATCTGCATCTACTGGGAGATCTATTACTCACTCCAGCACAGACAGATCGGTGCCCACGTCAAGAGACTGCTACACAGTCCCCG CCCCATCATCCTGGACCCTGCTGACCCCACAGGGATCCTGGGCCAAGGCAAGGATTGGGACCTGCTGGCACAGGAAGCTGCCCGCCACCGCTCACTGCCCTGTGTCAATACCGCTCAGCCCTGGGACGTGCAG CCGGCCCGGCCTGTGACGATTGAGGTGAGGCAGCTGGTGGGTGTCAGCCTGAGCAGGACCGTCAGCCCGGGCACCACCATCTGGCAGCTGAAGGAGGAGATCGAGCAGGCATGGGGCATCCCCCGGTACAGGCAGCGCCTGGCGCAGCAGGAACCAAACAGGAGCACCCTAATCCTAGAGGATGGTGATACCCTGGCCACCCATGGCATCTTCTACAACACCACGCTGATGCTCCTGCAAACTGAGCCCCAGACAATGGAGGTCTTTGTGAAGGATGACAAGAACCGGACCACCACCTACACAGTGTTGCCCACTGACACCGtccagcagctgaaggaacagaTCCACAGCCACAGGGGGCCTCCCGCCAGCCAGCAGCGCCTGACATATGGCTCCAGGGAGCTGGAGGACCGACACACGCTGGCGCACTACAATATCCAGCCCAGGAGCACCATCTTCATGCTCCTGCGGCTCCGGGGGGGCACAGGTCCCCAGAACTCCTAG